The genomic segment AGCAGCCGCGACCGCGgcagctgccttcccttgcaagGCCGCCACCATCACTCTCCCGCAGCTCCCCTCATTTTGCCCACCCCATCACTTTCCTGGCTccctttgtatttttaaaccaCGCTACAGCATCCCGCTCCGCCCAATCAAAACGCGCGCAGTCCTCGGCGGCCAATGGCGGGCATCCCCGCGGTTTTTTAAACCGTCCCTCTCGTCCAATGGCCGCCCGGCGCGCTTAGTTCCGCCCTCTCCACTATCCTCACCCCAACCGGTTCCAACGAGTATGAGCGCTAACGACCCCCTCACGCTCGACCTAGCCGAGGAGCGGCTCGGCCACTGACGTAGAACCGCAGCTAGCGAATCCGCGGCGACAACGGCCCTAgggggcagggctgcaggcagttTGAACGGGCGCGGCGACCAATCCGCTACGGCGGGGGGCGGGCCCCCGGGCGCCGCGGGTCAAGTTGCTGTGGCGGGTAGGGCTGTGGAAAACAAGAGGCTGTAAGTGCGCCGCCGGGAAACCATTTGGCAGCAGCCGCGGAGGGAGCAgagccccgcgccgccgcccgctccACTCAGCCAGGCAAGCGCCCGCGCAGCCTCCGCGCCGGAGGCCGCAGGGTAGCGGGAGGGCGCCGAGGGGGTGGGAGAGCGGGGAGGAGCGGGCGCCGCCGCCGGCGGTCCTGGGCGCGCAGGGAGCGCGCGGGGTTCCCGGGGCGGGCGTGCGGCGCGCCCAGGGCTGAGGGGGAACTCCCGCCGGGCGGGTGGGGCCGCCCGCGGGGGGAgggcggcgggcggccccgCCACGGAGGGCTGGGGCGCGGGTGGCGGCGCTGCACCGGTCGGCGGCCGCGGCGGGCGAGTGGAGGCGCCTGGCGGCGGGAGGTGCCGCGGGGCGAGGGAGGGGCCGGTGGCCGCGGGGGGGCGTGTTCGGGCGGGAAGGCGCCAGCGAGCGAGAGGCGGGAGCGGCCTGAGGCGCGGCCCCGCCCGGCCCTGGCTCCGCTCCGCGCTGCGGGCCCCGCCCTCACGCCGCGTCCCACCGCCCCCCCGCGCAGGGACCCGCCGCCGACCTCACCATGGGCAAAGGCGACCCCAACAAGCCGCGGGGCAAGATGTCCTCGTACGCATACTTCGTGCAGACCTGCCGCGAGGAGCACAAGAAGAAGCACCCGGACTCGTCCGTCAACTTCGCGGAGTTCTCGCGGAAGTGCTCGGAGCGGTGGAAggtgagcggggccgggccgtgctgagctgagctgagccccGCCGGGCCGGCCCCCACCTGCGAGCTGCTGCTGAGACGTTAGTGGGTCACCGGCCGCTTTGTCTGATCCAGacccttctcctttctcctccgTGTGTCTGCAGACAATGTCTagcaaggagaaagggaagtttGAAGAAATGGCTAAAGGAGACAAAGCTCGTTATGACAGGGAGATGAAAAACTATGTTCCTCCTAAAGGCgagaagaaggggaagaagaaggacCCCAATGCTCCTAAAAGACCACCGTAAGTGTTcctgtgaccaaaaaaaaagcattggtTCCAACAGTCTGACACTTAAGTTTAATCACTATCTCTCATTTTAGATCTgcattcttccttttctgttctgaacaccgtccaaaaataaaaaatgatcaTCCTGGCTTGTCTATTGGAGATACAGCAAAGAAATTAGGAGAAATGTGGTCTGAACAGTCGGCCAAAGATAAACAGCCATATGAACAGAAGGCTGCAAAACTAAAGGAGAAATACGAAAAGGTACAGTGAGAGTGATGAAATGGCTAAAGTTGTAGAGGTCACTGTAAACATGTGACTTCTGTTCTGCACCTAAACCACAGATGGTTCATAATTCTTTGTCAGGCTTCAGAATGCATGGGAAAATGTGGTGTGGGAGGTATCTGGAACCCTACAGGGAAATGAATGCAGTTTTTACACATCTAGAGGTTTTACCAGTAAGATGCTTTAGTTCCAGAAAGTGGGTCACCTGCTTGCAAAAATACAGAGTCATACTCCACAGCACTGCAGTCATAAAACTCTTAAAACTAGATCATGTGTTCTCTTGCCAAAAGGTGTAAGCATGGAAGTCTCAAGGCTGAAACTCTGCTTTTCCGCACACATTGTATTTGGTCTGCACATTATAGTATGAAGTTATTGAAGCAGTACAAATTTGTCTTCTGAGTTACATTGCTAGAAACTAAGCATCATTTTTCTTGCAGGATATTGCAGCATATCGTGCCAAGAGCAAGAGTGATGCAGGAAAAAAGGGCCCAGGTAGGCCTGCAGGATCTAAGAAGAAAGCAGAaccagaagaggaagaggaggaggaagaagatgaggaagaggaggaagaagatgagGATGAGGAATAAGTGAATGTCCTACTGTAAAGATTTACGCTCAAGACCCAATGTTTTGCTAAGAATGTGAACTCAAGTGCAGCTCATTGTTAGCTTCAGTATAAAAATCTGTACAGAATTGTGTATAGGTAATGTGGTTCTATGTAGGGAGACCTCTATTTTTAATGTAAGTAGTAGCTGATGGCTGCTACAGTTtggtttaaaaagaagaaaaagttgtGGAATGTTTCTTCGTATTTAATGGTTTTGTTGAAATTCAGTGACTGATAGCCAGGTGTTTCTTTATAGCTAAGTAAAACAAAGGAGGTAGCTTAATAGCTGATCTTATATTTTGTAGTATATTGCATTGTATTacttttttaacagttttgtaATAAAATGTTGTACATGATTCTTGTTGTATTGTTGATGTTTCTGAGAGGCTGTGAGTACTCATGGAACGCTGAAGCCCTATGCAGGATAAGGCTTTGCATTGTTCTTGGGCTACTGCTGTTGCCCCAGAACTGACAGGTCTTGAGGTGTTAACTCCTGAAGTTTATATTAgatttgaaactttttttttctctttaaccaTAATTTTATGTCCCACACACACTACCCTCAGGGGTAATTGATATCAGTTTTCTTTGCGTCACCTTCTGAGTGAAAAAAGTATCTCTATAATTAAAGTACCTGACTTACTGCTATTCCTGGATTGttttcctgctccagctgaactACTGAACAGAGGTCTTAAAAGTTTTGTCTTGGTATATTAGCTGATAATGAGTGAACCTTAGGAACTCGGTCTCTCAGAGCTCCGGGTCACTGGCCTTTTCTGCTGTCTGTATCAGGACAGGAAAGTTGGCTATAAGACAGATGTTAGAGGTATGTCTTCCCAGATGTTCcctactccttccctcccctcctggCCCCACTTTAGTGCCTTCTCATAAAACACACAGCTTGCAGAACAGCATGAAAAACGTTGGAATGTTATCTCCACACGTGCCAATAGATTGCTGTAGAAGAGAGGCATTTGTGAAGAACATGTGCTCCTGAGACGTTCTTGTTCATGATGGTAACAGTATCACCAGTTGCACTAtttcttggttttcatttttttactcAACCATTAGTATATTTTCAAGTCTAAATCTGGATAGCTAACAATATTTGCAAGGGGGAAATTTGAAATGTTACAGCTAAACTAATAGCTTGTTTCATTTGTTGAGATAAATACTAGGCAATAGCTTTTACAAGTCTTTGAAAAGCCAGCACTGAAAAACACTTCTTAATGTCAAAAATATTAAGTATTATAAAGTGCAGGCTTCcaacttcatttttaaactcCTCCTATTGTCCACCaacttctgaaatacatttgCGTACAGACATTGTATATGTGTAAGATAAAGAGTGATTTCAGCACTGTAATCATGGTAAGTGTCACTGTGGTGCACTTTCtgaaaaaagtcttaaaaaaacCTCTCTATGTTCCTGAAAGTATGGAAATAAGGTAGCCGTAAATACAATTCAAACATTTGCAGATTAGCTGGTACTAATCTTTGAAGGCCTTAGAAACACaaaattgttttttcctccccatgCTGCCCGAGATACACCAGGACCAGAAGGATTAGCTGCTGTTTGACGTGTTGGACCTGCGGGAGATACTCAGCACTGGTGGATCCATGGCTCCGTTCTGCAAGCTCAGGTTTTGGGAAGCTGCAGGTGGAAACTGGAAGTGAGAGCCAATTGTTCTCTGGCACATCCAGTGCTCAAGAACATTTTATCTGGTAGAGAGTTTGGAGTCCTAGAGCACCTTTGTCCTTAACTCAAAAACTCCGCCAACTGGAGGCAGCTCCCTGTCATGGTGTGCAGTCGAGACGATGCTGATCTCACTCATTTCCAGCATATTCTGTTCAGATTTATCTGTAG from the Columba livia isolate bColLiv1 breed racing homer chromosome 4, bColLiv1.pat.W.v2, whole genome shotgun sequence genome contains:
- the HMGB2 gene encoding high mobility group protein B2 → MGKGDPNKPRGKMSSYAYFVQTCREEHKKKHPDSSVNFAEFSRKCSERWKTMSSKEKGKFEEMAKGDKARYDREMKNYVPPKGEKKGKKKDPNAPKRPPSAFFLFCSEHRPKIKNDHPGLSIGDTAKKLGEMWSEQSAKDKQPYEQKAAKLKEKYEKDIAAYRAKSKSDAGKKGPGRPAGSKKKAEPEEEEEEEEDEEEEEEDEDEE